One Leptolyngbya subtilissima AS-A7 genomic window carries:
- a CDS encoding protein kinase domain-containing protein yields MGLVLGLQLNDQADKDILGSMEQTLLGGRYQVVRRLGSGGFSRTFLVTDIHLPNHPRCVIKQLKVQDKDTGTLDMARRLFDTEARVLYQLGNHPQIPALMAHFEEGQEFYLAQEYIEGSRLNRQVEEGKPWSETRVVLLLQEVLEILSFVHRQQVIHRDVKPSNLIRRHRDGKLVLIDFGAVKQVTSSPLLDAETGATNITVAIGTHGYMPNEQYAGKPRFSSDVYAVGILGIRALTGIHPQKIEEDPITSELSWRHHAPTVSSSLAAVLDKMVRYDFRDRYPTAQEALEALQNLPNPLHGLLGTQIYQTWMKGANGRGPTFPGDDSDTAVGPTETSEPTAFADDQESTSLFPVDLAYGASGAVPLVSSDLAVEELKSHRHRSMVVSSLIGAISLLVLWRSGLTIAFEPTPGAAVPFQATAIPTLTTDFGLLLPPEEKAVYLTRQGDRLRYQGRYPDALVTYNQAVESQPDYAPAYLGRCRALIALKRPLEAIVACDDALAYSTYYPEAVRSKGNAEEQQGKLLAALELYESTNRQMPAMFEAWLDRGRVLQKLGRSAEAIAAIDQAIARNRESVEAWTVRGEATWDLQRYDQSIIALEKALQIDPDYGPAKELRKRARQTLGR; encoded by the coding sequence ATGGGTTTAGTTTTAGGTCTGCAGTTAAATGACCAGGCTGACAAAGACATTCTGGGCAGCATGGAGCAAACATTACTGGGAGGACGGTACCAAGTTGTCCGACGGCTGGGGTCAGGGGGGTTCAGCCGCACCTTTTTGGTGACCGATATACACCTGCCGAACCATCCTCGGTGTGTGATCAAGCAGCTCAAGGTACAGGACAAAGACACCGGCACGCTCGATATGGCCCGACGGCTGTTCGACACCGAAGCTCGGGTGCTCTATCAGTTGGGCAACCATCCCCAAATTCCAGCGCTGATGGCCCACTTTGAAGAGGGCCAAGAGTTTTATCTGGCTCAGGAATACATTGAGGGCAGCCGCCTCAATCGGCAGGTCGAAGAGGGCAAACCCTGGTCAGAAACGCGGGTGGTGCTGCTGCTCCAGGAGGTTCTGGAAATTCTCTCCTTTGTCCACCGCCAGCAGGTGATTCACCGCGACGTTAAGCCCTCCAACCTGATCCGCCGCCACCGCGACGGCAAGCTGGTGCTGATCGACTTTGGGGCGGTCAAGCAGGTCACCTCATCGCCGCTGCTAGACGCCGAGACCGGTGCCACTAACATCACCGTGGCTATTGGTACCCACGGCTATATGCCCAACGAGCAGTATGCGGGCAAGCCTCGTTTTAGCAGCGACGTGTATGCCGTGGGCATTCTCGGCATTCGGGCCTTGACCGGCATCCATCCTCAAAAAATCGAAGAAGACCCCATCACCAGCGAGCTGTCCTGGCGCCACCATGCCCCGACGGTGTCATCGTCGCTGGCGGCAGTGCTCGACAAAATGGTGCGCTACGACTTTCGCGATCGCTACCCCACTGCTCAAGAAGCCCTCGAAGCCCTACAAAATCTGCCTAACCCCCTGCACGGCCTGCTGGGCACCCAAATCTACCAAACTTGGATGAAGGGAGCCAACGGTCGAGGGCCAACGTTTCCGGGAGACGACAGCGACACCGCCGTAGGCCCCACCGAAACCTCGGAGCCCACGGCCTTTGCCGATGATCAAGAATCCACTTCACTGTTTCCAGTCGATTTAGCCTACGGTGCCAGTGGAGCGGTGCCGCTGGTGTCTTCAGATCTGGCAGTAGAGGAGTTGAAGTCCCATCGCCACCGATCGATGGTGGTCAGCAGTTTAATCGGGGCGATTAGCCTGCTAGTGCTCTGGCGCAGCGGCCTCACCATTGCCTTTGAACCGACCCCAGGGGCTGCCGTACCGTTTCAAGCAACGGCAATTCCTACCCTGACCACCGATTTTGGTCTGCTGCTGCCCCCCGAAGAGAAAGCAGTCTACCTAACCCGCCAGGGCGATCGCCTGCGCTACCAGGGCCGCTACCCCGATGCCCTCGTCACCTACAACCAAGCGGTTGAGAGCCAGCCCGACTATGCGCCAGCCTACCTAGGGCGCTGCCGAGCCCTCATTGCCCTCAAACGGCCTCTGGAGGCCATAGTTGCCTGCGACGACGCTCTGGCCTACAGCACCTACTACCCTGAGGCTGTCCGCAGCAAGGGCAATGCAGAAGAACAGCAAGGCAAGCTGCTGGCCGCCCTAGAGCTGTATGAGAGCACTAACCGCCAGATGCCAGCTATGTTTGAGGCTTGGCTCGACCGAGGTCGCGTGCTGCAAAAGCTAGGTCGCTCCGCCGAGGCCATTGCTGCCATCGACCAGGCGATCGCCCGCAACCGCGAGTCGGTCGAGGCCTGGACCGTGCGCGGCGAGGCTACCTGGGACCTCCAACGCTACGATCAGTCGATCATTGCCCTCGAGAAAGCCCTGCAGATTGACCCCGACTACGGTCCGGCTAAGGAGTTGCGCAAGCGGGCGCGGCAAACTTTGGGGAGATGA
- a CDS encoding transglutaminase family protein translates to MRYQIRHLTRYCYQQPVTLRPHTLRLRPRSDGAQQLRHFTLEVVPKPTQQSAIADTDGNSTVGLWFAPNPVEQFEIITTAEVETYRTNPFDYLAEPWATTLLIDYPTSLRTTLAPYLASVSVPTLGPGVIDLAQTLAHEVEGNVGLFLTALVGRIYETCEYTNRPTGAPWPGGITWGKKQGSCRDFAVLFMEACWAVGVAARFVSGYEEGDRTMLDRDLHAWAEAYVPGGGWRAFDPTQGLAVSDRHIALVASPFPAQTLPVSGTTQEGSRVGSSLETEIRVEVLGD, encoded by the coding sequence ATGCGCTATCAAATTCGCCACCTAACCCGCTACTGCTATCAGCAGCCCGTTACCTTGCGGCCCCACACCCTGCGCCTGCGACCCCGTAGTGACGGTGCTCAGCAGCTGCGGCATTTTACCCTTGAGGTTGTCCCAAAGCCAACTCAGCAGAGCGCGATCGCAGACACTGACGGCAACAGCACCGTGGGTTTGTGGTTTGCGCCCAACCCGGTAGAGCAGTTTGAGATTATCACTACTGCTGAGGTTGAGACCTACCGCACCAACCCCTTTGATTACCTGGCTGAGCCCTGGGCCACCACGTTGCTTATCGATTACCCCACCAGCCTGCGAACCACACTAGCGCCCTACTTGGCTTCAGTCAGCGTTCCCACCCTTGGGCCAGGAGTGATCGACCTGGCCCAGACGCTGGCTCACGAGGTAGAGGGCAACGTCGGCCTTTTTTTGACCGCTTTAGTGGGCCGCATTTACGAAACTTGTGAGTACACCAACCGACCGACGGGCGCTCCCTGGCCAGGGGGCATCACCTGGGGCAAAAAGCAGGGCAGCTGCCGCGACTTTGCCGTGCTGTTCATGGAAGCCTGCTGGGCGGTAGGAGTGGCGGCTCGCTTTGTCAGCGGTTATGAGGAGGGCGATCGCACAATGCTCGATCGCGACCTACATGCCTGGGCTGAGGCCTACGTACCGGGCGGAGGCTGGCGCGCTTTTGACCCCACCCAAGGCCTAGCGGTCAGCGATCGCCACATTGCCCTAGTGGCTAGCCCCTTTCCGGCGCAAACTCTGCCTGTCAGCGGCACGACTCAAGAGGGGAGCCGGGTGGGCTCTAGTCTAGAGACCGAGATTCGGGTAGAGGTACTGGGGGATTAG
- a CDS encoding replication restart DNA helicase PriA, with protein MIGHSQQVHCPNCGHLAERHHTYPDQQVQTQCAACDYLMITCAVTGNVIEAHAPGIFAASAC; from the coding sequence ATGATTGGTCATTCTCAACAAGTACACTGCCCCAACTGTGGACACCTAGCCGAAAGGCATCACACTTACCCCGACCAGCAGGTGCAAACTCAGTGCGCCGCTTGTGACTACCTCATGATTACCTGCGCCGTCACCGGCAATGTGATTGAAGCCCACGCACCAGGTATATTCGCCGCTTCAGCTTGCTAG
- the codA gene encoding cytosine deaminase → MDMILRNGKLPSGESVDIGLEDGRIQAIEPNLAISAAQEFALGGRLVSPPFVESHIHLDSALTAGQPRWNQSGTLFEGIEIWHDRKQSLTLEDVKARAIATLKLQAQQGVLFVRTHADISETSLTALKALLEVRDTVKDWITVQVVAFPQDGLYGSPGNLELMEESLKLGADAVGGIPHYEMTREDGVQSVHRIFELAQRYDRLIDIHCDEIDDDQSRFLEVVAACAVRSGLGPRVTASHTTAFASYNNAYAFKLMGLLARSQINFIANPLINITLQGRTDTYPKRRGVTRVKELWQQGINVSLGHDCVQDPWYNLGTGNMLDVASMAVHVCQMTGQDEIAACYAMITTNGAKTLALKNSYGLEVGKPANLIVLDADSPYDAICRRATATHVFAQGKLLVQTKPAEVKWHA, encoded by the coding sequence ATGGACATGATTTTGCGAAACGGTAAGTTGCCCAGCGGCGAGTCAGTTGATATCGGCCTTGAAGATGGCCGCATACAGGCAATAGAACCCAATTTGGCCATCTCAGCCGCCCAGGAATTTGCCCTGGGCGGCAGGCTGGTAAGCCCACCCTTCGTAGAATCGCATATTCACCTTGACTCGGCACTGACAGCAGGACAGCCCCGCTGGAACCAAAGTGGCACCCTATTTGAGGGCATTGAGATCTGGCACGATCGCAAACAGTCCCTCACCCTAGAAGATGTTAAAGCGCGGGCGATCGCCACCCTCAAACTCCAGGCCCAGCAGGGAGTGCTCTTTGTGCGCACCCATGCCGACATCAGCGAAACCAGCCTCACTGCCCTCAAAGCCCTGCTCGAAGTCCGCGACACTGTCAAAGATTGGATCACCGTGCAGGTTGTTGCCTTTCCCCAAGACGGCCTCTACGGCAGCCCCGGCAATCTTGAATTAATGGAAGAATCCCTTAAGCTAGGAGCCGACGCCGTCGGTGGCATTCCCCACTACGAAATGACCCGCGAAGACGGCGTGCAGTCGGTACACCGCATTTTTGAGCTGGCGCAGCGCTACGATCGCCTGATCGACATCCACTGCGACGAAATCGACGACGACCAGTCGCGCTTTTTAGAAGTAGTCGCCGCCTGCGCCGTGCGCTCGGGCCTTGGGCCACGAGTCACCGCCAGCCACACCACCGCCTTTGCCAGCTACAACAACGCCTACGCCTTCAAGCTCATGGGTCTGCTGGCGCGATCGCAGATCAATTTCATCGCCAACCCCTTGATCAACATCACCCTCCAGGGCCGCACCGACACCTACCCCAAACGGCGCGGCGTCACCCGCGTCAAAGAACTCTGGCAGCAGGGCATCAACGTCAGCCTCGGCCACGACTGCGTGCAAGACCCCTGGTACAACCTAGGCACCGGCAATATGCTCGATGTCGCCTCCATGGCCGTCCATGTCTGTCAAATGACCGGCCAGGATGAAATCGCCGCCTGCTATGCCATGATCACCACCAACGGCGCCAAAACCCTCGCCCTAAAAAACTCCTACGGCCTCGAAGTCGGCAAACCCGCCAACCTCATCGTTCTCGATGCCGACAGCCCCTACGACGCCATTTGCCGCCGCGCCACCGCCACTCATGTTTTCGCCCAAGGCAAGCTGCTAGTGCAGACGAAGCCAGCAGAGGTGAAGTGGCATGCGTAG
- a CDS encoding CAP domain-containing protein: protein MLGLTALVGCTTPTSSPSPEPKPDSTITPVSEPTSSSLSDSLLEAHNLYRFEVGVPPLEWSESLANSSQAWADRLSSTNTFAHSDGNGYGENLWQGTAGAYSLADMVRSWGDEQEYFIPDAAFPNLSTTGNWTDVGHYTQIVWRDTTEVGCGLATGNGQDVLVCRYSPPGNYQGQKPF from the coding sequence ATGCTTGGATTGACTGCTCTTGTAGGATGCACAACCCCAACTTCTAGTCCTAGCCCAGAACCCAAACCAGATTCAACCATCACCCCAGTCTCAGAGCCTACCAGTAGCTCGCTGTCAGACAGCCTACTGGAAGCTCATAATCTCTATCGTTTTGAAGTTGGAGTGCCACCTCTGGAGTGGTCAGAAAGCCTAGCCAACTCTTCTCAAGCTTGGGCCGATCGCTTGTCATCTACAAATACCTTTGCGCATAGTGATGGCAATGGATATGGGGAGAATCTGTGGCAGGGTACTGCAGGTGCTTATTCTTTAGCTGACATGGTGAGGTCTTGGGGAGACGAGCAAGAGTACTTTATTCCAGATGCAGCCTTTCCGAATCTCTCAACAACCGGCAATTGGACGGATGTGGGTCATTACACCCAGATTGTCTGGAGAGACACCACCGAGGTCGGTTGTGGATTAGCCACGGGCAACGGTCAGGACGTATTGGTATGCCGCTATTCACCTCCTGGCAATTACCAAGGGCAGAAGCCTTTCTAG
- a CDS encoding SDR family NAD(P)-dependent oxidoreductase, with the protein MTLIDLQGSTVLVTGASRGIGSAIARTLHDAGAAVILHYSQGEAEAEQLATDLGHERTHLVQADLAVPGAALVLWEQSLAWRSSVDAVINNAATMPAASITAEWEQWATAWQDTLQVNLVAMADLCREAIRYFQTQGGGTLVNLASRAAFRGDGPEFMAYAASKGGVIGLTRTIAKGFAADGVRAYAIAPGFVRTDRIEQVMAERGAEYVTRDIPMGAPAEPQDIANLVVFLVAGLAPHATGATFDVNGASYFH; encoded by the coding sequence ATGACTTTGATTGATTTGCAGGGCAGCACGGTGTTGGTTACGGGAGCCTCGCGAGGAATTGGGTCTGCGATCGCTCGCACTCTACACGATGCTGGAGCGGCAGTTATTCTTCACTACAGTCAAGGTGAGGCCGAGGCTGAACAGCTCGCCACTGACCTAGGGCACGAGCGCACTCACTTGGTTCAGGCTGACTTGGCGGTGCCGGGGGCGGCCCTAGTGTTGTGGGAACAGTCCTTGGCCTGGCGAAGCAGCGTGGATGCTGTGATTAACAATGCCGCGACGATGCCCGCCGCCTCGATTACGGCTGAGTGGGAGCAGTGGGCAACGGCCTGGCAAGACACGCTTCAGGTCAACCTTGTGGCTATGGCCGATCTGTGTCGAGAGGCGATTCGCTACTTTCAGACTCAAGGGGGCGGCACGTTGGTTAATTTGGCTAGTCGGGCGGCGTTTCGGGGTGATGGGCCAGAGTTTATGGCCTATGCGGCGTCGAAGGGTGGGGTGATCGGGTTGACTCGTACGATCGCGAAGGGGTTTGCGGCGGATGGGGTGCGGGCCTATGCGATCGCGCCGGGTTTTGTGCGTACCGATCGCATTGAGCAGGTGATGGCGGAGCGGGGGGCGGAGTATGTGACGCGGGATATTCCGATGGGGGCACCGGCGGAGCCGCAGGATATTGCCAATTTGGTGGTGTTTTTGGTGGCGGGGTTAGCGCCCCATGCGACGGGGGCGACGTTTGATGTGAATGGGGCGTCTTATTTTCACTAG
- a CDS encoding chlorophyll a/b-binding protein, protein MTTSGYTTEEGGRLNNFAVEPKVYVDDSQQFGFNEYPEKLNGRLAMLGFASAVLFEAATGHGIVT, encoded by the coding sequence ATGACCACTAGCGGTTACACCACCGAAGAGGGCGGTCGTCTGAATAACTTTGCCGTTGAACCAAAAGTTTACGTCGATGACAGTCAGCAGTTTGGCTTTAACGAATACCCTGAGAAGCTCAATGGTCGTCTAGCGATGCTGGGCTTTGCATCGGCGGTGCTGTTTGAAGCAGCCACAGGCCACGGCATTGTTACTTGA
- a CDS encoding chlorophyll a/b-binding protein codes for METNQTKFGFVDFAETWNGRLAMLGFVIGVATEFLTGQGILSQIGLM; via the coding sequence ATGGAAACCAACCAAACCAAGTTCGGCTTTGTAGACTTTGCAGAAACCTGGAACGGCCGTCTAGCCATGCTAGGCTTCGTCATTGGTGTAGCTACCGAGTTTCTAACCGGGCAAGGCATTCTGTCCCAAATCGGCCTCATGTAA